The Pseudomonas chlororaphis subsp. piscium genome contains the following window.
GATCAGCAGCGACAGCAGGGTCATGGGCAGGTCGTAATGGGTTTCGATGGGGATCTGCAGCGCCAGCATGCCGATGAAGTGCATGGCCCAGATGCCGCCGGCCAGGCAGAAGGCGCCGACCCAGCGCCAGCGCTGCTGGGCCGCTGCCAGGTCGACGTGGCGCACCCGTTCGGCCATGTCCAGGGTAGCGAAGCTGCCGGCGCAGGCCACCAGATAGGCGAGGATCACCAGCACGGGGTTGTGGTTGCAGGTGAGTAATACCTGCCCGCCTTCGGGGAGCTCGGTAAAAAAATGCAGACCAAGCCATTCCATCGCATGCCCCGTTTCTTGAGTCATCCAAGGCCAGCACTGGGTAGCTGGCCAATGGGGCTGAGTATAGGAAGCCGAGCCGAGGACGGGAGCGATGGTGGCAAATTGACTTAAATGATTTTGGAATTCAGCTCATAGCCAATCGAGCTAAGCGCTCTGTTCGAAGTACTGCGCCGGTTCCAGGGGCGCGAGCCCGAATGCCGCGCGCGCGGCGTCGCAATCGACGTTCTGTTGGCCATTTTCCCAGGAGGCCTCGAACTCGCGGCAGGTGCTGGAACGCTGGTGATAGATCGAACAGCTGACTTCCTTGCCGACCTCGCCGGTCAGCGCGGTGCAGCGGGTCGGCTTGCAATCGGTACCGAGCATGGCGACCCGGCTGGGGCTGATGGACGCCACCAGATCGTCGGGGACCGTACCGCCGGAAGAGGCGCATTCACCCCAGAAAAAAGACACACGAAAGTGTGAACAGCAGGCACCGCAATTCAGACACGGACTGGCTTCGGACATGGGCGTATTCAAAGGGGAGGAGGTTGATGAGGGGGGCAGCAAGGCCGCTATTCTAGGCTTCGCAACGGCCTTGGGAAGGGGGCGCGCGAGGTATTTTTCAGGCCCTGTGCAAGCCCTTGAAAAATCTGGTTTTAGCCCCGGTATCCGGGGGCTTGCTGCGGTTTTGGCGGGGGCGCTGGCGCCGTTCGGGCGGCTGTCGGGCGCGGTCGACGACCTGTGCTTCGGATTGCCTGATATCAGCATTACGAATCATTACAGACAACCGCGGCGGGGCTGATTAGATTGCAACTTCCAGGCTCGGTTGCGTCTGGCCGAATAACAATAAAGAGACCGACCCATGCAGAACTCGACCCAAGCGGCGAATGCCTGGCGCATTCTGTTCCTGTTGTTCCTGGCTAACCTGTTCAACTTCTTCGATCGCACCATTCCGGCCATCATCATCGAGCCGATCCGCATGGAATGGCACCTGAGCGACTTCCAGATCGGCATCATCGGCACCGCCTTCACCATCGTCTATGCCATTGCCGGCCTGCCCCTAGGGCGCATGGCCGATACCGGCTCGCGCAGCAAACTCATGGGCTGGGGCCTGGCGGTGTGGAGCGGGCTGACCGCGGTCAACGGCCTGGTGGGCAGTTTCTGGAGTTTCCTGATCGTGCGCATGGGCGTCGGCATCGGCGAAGCCAGCTATGCGCCAGCCGCCAACTCGCTGATCGGCGACCTGTTTCCGGCTCATCGCCGGGCCCGGGCCATGGGCATCTTCATGCTCGGCCTGCCCCTGGGCCTGTTGCTGGCGTTCTTCACCATCGGCGCCATGGTCAAGGCCTTCGACAGCTGGCGCGCACCCTTCTTTATCGCCGCGGTGCCGGGCCTGTTGCTGGCGGTGTTCATGTTCTTCATCAAGGAGCCCAAGCGCGGGGCGGCGGAAACCGTCAAGGTTTCCCAGGAGCGCGTCGACCGGCCGATCCGCCGGGTGCTGGCGATCCCGACCTTTCTCTGGCTGGTGCTGGCCGGGCTGACCTTCAACTTCGCCACCTATGCCTGCAACTCGTTCCTGGTGCCGATGCTGCAGCGTTATTTCCTGATGCCCTTGCAGGACGCCGCGGTGGCGACCGGGGTGATAGTCGGGGTGACCGGCCTGTTTGGGCTGACCCTGGGGGGCTGGGTCGCCGACAAGATTCACCAGCGTGTCGCCAACGGTCGGTTGTTGTTCGCCGCCTTTAGCATGCTGGTCTCGACCCTGTGCACCGCCTGGGCCCTGCATGCCGGGCGCGTCGAGATCGGGGTGTTCGTCGCGGTGTTCAGTGTCGGCTGGCTGTTCGCCTACAACTTCTATACCTGCGTTTACACGGCGATCCAGGATGTGGTCGAACCACGCCTGCGCGCCACGGCCATGGCGCTGTTCTTCGCTGGCCTGTATCTGTTGGGCGGTGGCCTGGGGCCGGTGGTGGTGGGGGCGCTGTCCGATCACTTCGCCCATGCGGCGATGTACGCCGCCGGGGCCGAGCAGATGACCGAGGCGTTCAAGGCGGTTGGCCTGCATGACGCCATGTACCTGATCCCGGTGGCGTTGCTGCTGACCATGCTGTTCCTGTTCCTGGCTTCGCGCTGCTTTGTGCGCGATGCGCAGCGCATGAAGGACGGGTTGGTGCCGGGCGCGCCGGCGGGGGCTGCGGTTGCAGCTTGAACAGTGCTTTGTAGGAGCGAGGCTTGCCCGCGATGAACGATGACGCGGTGAGCCGGATGGAACGCGTCGTACCCATCGCGGGCAAGCCTCGCTCCTACAGAAGCCGATAAAAAAGGCCCGCATTGTGCGGGCCTTTTCATTTACCGGGAGAGCAGGGGGATCAGCCCGCTACCAGTACCCGGATCGCTTCCAGGCGCAGCGCGGCTTTTTCAAGCATGGCCAGGCCTTGTTCGCGTTGTTGACGCAGGGCCACCAGCTCGCTGTCGCGCACGGTCGGGTTGACCGCTTGCAACGCGGTCAGGCGCGCCAGTTCTTCGTCGGTGTCGGCGGCCAGGCGACGTTGCGCCTCGGCCACGCGCTCGGCGTGACGCGGGGCGATCTTCGCTTCGCCGGCGTTGATCTTCGGCGTCAGCTGGTCGCGCTGGGCCTGGATGAACTTGTTGGCACTGGCCCGTGGCACGCTTTCCAGCTGGTCGTTGAGGGTCTCGAAGGCGACGCGTGCCGACAGGTCGT
Protein-coding sequences here:
- a CDS encoding YkgJ family cysteine cluster protein, coding for MSEASPCLNCGACCSHFRVSFFWGECASSGGTVPDDLVASISPSRVAMLGTDCKPTRCTALTGEVGKEVSCSIYHQRSSTCREFEASWENGQQNVDCDAARAAFGLAPLEPAQYFEQSA
- a CDS encoding spinster family MFS transporter, with protein sequence MQNSTQAANAWRILFLLFLANLFNFFDRTIPAIIIEPIRMEWHLSDFQIGIIGTAFTIVYAIAGLPLGRMADTGSRSKLMGWGLAVWSGLTAVNGLVGSFWSFLIVRMGVGIGEASYAPAANSLIGDLFPAHRRARAMGIFMLGLPLGLLLAFFTIGAMVKAFDSWRAPFFIAAVPGLLLAVFMFFIKEPKRGAAETVKVSQERVDRPIRRVLAIPTFLWLVLAGLTFNFATYACNSFLVPMLQRYFLMPLQDAAVATGVIVGVTGLFGLTLGGWVADKIHQRVANGRLLFAAFSMLVSTLCTAWALHAGRVEIGVFVAVFSVGWLFAYNFYTCVYTAIQDVVEPRLRATAMALFFAGLYLLGGGLGPVVVGALSDHFAHAAMYAAGAEQMTEAFKAVGLHDAMYLIPVALLLTMLFLFLASRCFVRDAQRMKDGLVPGAPAGAAVAA